From the Candidatus Krumholzibacteriota bacterium genome, one window contains:
- the mtaB gene encoding tRNA (N(6)-L-threonylcarbamoyladenosine(37)-C(2))-methylthiotransferase MtaB yields MKNGRVIRRNTFSIKTLGCKLNQYESECIRSNLEKIGFEFREFYEKADFYIINTCTVTGKTDARSRNAIRRARRKAPDSVIITTGCYVESNPRDLEKMDEINHLINNKDKSYIPYLLKSIRDNGNKTELNFEDITEDKPLLDCEIDVFHGHSRAFIKIQDGCDAFCSYCIIPYTRGRNRSVAPDNIISQIKRLVENGYEEIVLTGIHIGRYGENSDFSDDLVTLIKKILKNTEGIRIRFSSIEPTEVTSELIKLVSETNRVAPHFHIPLQSGDNNVLKAMKRPYTVEQYIEKTTEIVSSMPDAAIGTDIIVGFPGETDENFKNTCSLIESELPINYLHVFSYSDRPGTKAESLPGKIAPETRKKRSRELIEIGKAKKKEFLFSQKNRNEIALVQEKLDGDEVVYKSITGNYCEIILRASSANLRGKLVPVKFSGNRGGVFFGEITGEPLLKK; encoded by the coding sequence ATGAAAAATGGACGAGTTATTAGAAGAAACACATTCTCAATTAAAACACTAGGATGCAAATTAAATCAGTACGAATCTGAATGTATCCGGTCTAATCTCGAGAAAATAGGGTTTGAATTTCGTGAATTTTACGAAAAAGCGGATTTTTATATAATAAACACATGTACCGTTACCGGAAAAACAGATGCCAGATCAAGAAATGCTATAAGACGCGCGAGGAGAAAAGCCCCTGATTCGGTAATTATAACAACAGGATGTTATGTAGAAAGCAACCCTCGAGATTTAGAGAAGATGGATGAAATAAACCACCTGATAAATAATAAAGATAAAAGTTACATACCCTATCTTCTCAAAAGTATCAGAGATAACGGTAATAAGACTGAATTGAATTTCGAAGATATTACTGAAGACAAGCCGCTGTTAGATTGCGAGATAGATGTATTTCACGGGCATTCCCGCGCATTTATAAAGATACAGGATGGCTGCGACGCTTTTTGCAGCTATTGTATTATACCCTATACGAGAGGAAGAAACAGAAGTGTAGCTCCTGACAATATAATCAGTCAAATAAAGCGTTTGGTGGAAAACGGATATGAAGAGATAGTGTTGACTGGAATTCATATTGGACGTTACGGCGAAAATAGTGATTTCTCCGACGATCTTGTAACCCTTATAAAAAAAATTCTAAAAAACACTGAGGGTATTCGTATAAGATTCAGCAGTATTGAACCTACCGAGGTTACATCCGAATTAATTAAGCTGGTTTCTGAAACAAACAGAGTTGCTCCTCATTTTCATATTCCTCTTCAGAGTGGAGACAACAATGTACTTAAAGCTATGAAAAGGCCCTATACGGTTGAACAGTATATTGAAAAAACAACGGAAATTGTAAGTTCCATGCCGGATGCGGCGATTGGCACTGATATCATAGTAGGGTTTCCCGGTGAGACTGATGAAAACTTTAAGAATACTTGTTCACTCATCGAATCTGAATTACCAATAAATTACCTGCATGTTTTTTCATATTCAGATAGACCCGGAACGAAAGCAGAGTCGCTTCCCGGTAAAATAGCCCCGGAGACCAGGAAGAAAAGGAGCCGTGAACTTATAGAAATAGGTAAAGCAAAGAAAAAGGAGTTTTTGTTTTCTCAAAAGAACCGCAATGAAATCGCTCTTGTGCAGGAGAAATTAGATGGTGATGAAGTAGTTTATAAATCAATTACAGGGAATTATTGCGAAATCATTTTACGGGCATCCTCGGCAAATTTAAGGGGTAAACTTGTACCTGTTAAGTTCAGCGGGAATAGAGGCGGAGTTTTTTTCGGCGAAATCACCGGTGAACCTCTTCTCAAAAAATGA
- the ispH gene encoding 4-hydroxy-3-methylbut-2-enyl diphosphate reductase, with amino-acid sequence MNEKFKIITSPHMGYCFGVKRAIKLLMEGVSKYGGDNIYTLGEIIHNPQAVQKIKNMGVKSAKSLFDVSEGDTVVIRAHGVQRDIFDTARRRKINLIDTTCPFVKRSQEYVQRLYSQDRPVIIIGHSDHPEVIGISGHVPNKPIVIKSIEEAESLSSLSNAGVITQTTFSREKSDLVIEVLKNHIPDLIVYDTICQATVRRQIATMSIANEVDMMLVVGGKKSSNTKRLHMMCLENAISSKHIEVAAEIDPGWFEGVDKIGLTTGTSTPDWVIEDVEKKLSELAASG; translated from the coding sequence GTGAATGAAAAATTCAAGATAATTACATCTCCTCACATGGGTTACTGCTTTGGGGTAAAAAGAGCTATAAAGCTTCTTATGGAAGGGGTCAGCAAGTACGGGGGCGATAATATTTACACACTCGGCGAGATAATCCATAACCCTCAAGCAGTTCAAAAAATTAAGAATATGGGAGTTAAGTCGGCAAAATCCCTTTTTGATGTCAGCGAAGGAGATACTGTCGTGATAAGAGCTCACGGAGTTCAACGGGATATTTTTGATACCGCGCGCCGAAGGAAAATAAATCTAATAGATACGACATGCCCCTTTGTAAAAAGAAGCCAAGAATACGTCCAGAGGCTTTACTCTCAAGACCGGCCTGTAATAATAATAGGACACAGCGACCATCCCGAGGTGATAGGAATCTCGGGACATGTCCCGAATAAACCTATTGTAATAAAATCCATTGAAGAAGCCGAGTCTCTTTCATCTCTGTCCAATGCAGGCGTAATTACACAGACCACATTCTCAAGGGAAAAATCAGATTTAGTTATTGAAGTACTGAAAAACCATATACCGGATCTTATAGTCTATGACACTATATGCCAGGCTACTGTCAGAAGGCAAATAGCTACTATGAGTATTGCAAATGAAGTTGATATGATGCTGGTTGTAGGGGGTAAGAAAAGCTCAAATACAAAACGGCTGCACATGATGTGTCTTGAAAACGCCATTTCTTCCAAGCATATCGAGGTTGCGGCTGAGATCGATCCCGGCTGGTTTGAAGGTGTAGATAAAATTGGACTGACCACGGGTACATCAACACCAGATTGGGTGATCGAAGATGTTGAGAAGAAACTCAGTGAACTGGCGGCTTCCGGCTAG
- the mutS gene encoding DNA mismatch repair protein MutS, translating to MAIKLTPLMAQYHELKQKHNDGILFFQVGDFYETFYEDAEEVSRILNIALTSRDKQNPVPLAGVPIHAVDAYAAKLLQAGKKIVICDQVEDASASKGLVKRAVTDVITPGTSLSPATLSDKKNDYVLSLKKEEELVGFAVLSLSTGEFSVGEDDISAVENILAVTNIREAIYSGDPAAISDLIDKNSPACKFEDVKPYYFNFNRAREILMRHFNIQNLVAFGIENKKTATAAAGALLSYVKDLRQNNLNHITRIKFIGSNEALILDRQTVRNLELFNPLLGDSDEITLIKNIDHTKTAAGGRMLRSWIMRPLRESEDINQRLDAVDALYSNQIALRKIRETLKRYPDIERIISRISTSRAGPRELLQLLEALERSPKLTDITGNLKASYLERHTECLNEQVEIKSLIKNSISEDCPANLRAGGVIKGGFNKELDELILESEEGKKWIASLQESERKQTGISSLKVGYNKIFGYYIEVSNVHTDKVPEHYIGKQTLVSSKRFVTKELTEKEGAVLSAQAKRVEYEKRIYADICRRITENSLVLQKIARGVAVLDTISALAHLALKRDYCRPEVNDSNNLIIKDGRHPVVEIISKKEFIPNDIILRPSHRQILLITGPNMGGKSTIIRQTALISILAHAGSFVPASAAEIGIMDRIFTRVGSSDNLAAGESTFLVEMSETAKILHNCTSKSLVLLDEVGRGTSTSDGLSIAQAVTEFLLDEVKRKPKTLFATHYQELTSLSDRYPRLCNMKVSIKEWNDEIIFLYKLVHGKSDKSYGIHVARLAGLPQKVIERANSILQSLQRNSSDFSERNLPDKIQPSLFSKENHIEKIIKVIEECDVNRITPIQAIQILSKLKKLSKKN from the coding sequence ATGGCTATAAAACTAACACCACTTATGGCTCAATATCATGAGCTGAAGCAAAAACACAATGACGGGATCCTGTTTTTTCAAGTAGGGGATTTCTATGAAACCTTTTATGAAGACGCGGAGGAAGTTTCAAGAATTCTTAATATAGCCCTTACTTCGAGGGATAAACAAAATCCTGTTCCCCTTGCCGGAGTACCGATACATGCTGTTGACGCATACGCGGCAAAACTTCTGCAAGCCGGAAAGAAGATAGTTATATGCGATCAGGTTGAGGATGCTTCAGCATCAAAAGGCCTTGTAAAAAGAGCTGTGACGGATGTCATAACTCCGGGAACATCACTTTCACCCGCGACTCTCAGTGATAAAAAGAATGATTATGTTCTTTCTTTGAAGAAAGAAGAAGAACTGGTCGGATTTGCCGTGCTTTCACTTTCAACCGGCGAATTCAGTGTCGGGGAAGACGATATAAGTGCTGTAGAAAACATACTTGCCGTAACGAATATCCGTGAAGCTATTTACTCAGGTGACCCCGCTGCTATAAGCGATCTTATAGATAAAAATTCACCGGCCTGTAAATTCGAAGATGTAAAGCCCTATTATTTTAACTTTAATAGGGCGCGGGAGATTCTCATGCGTCATTTTAATATTCAAAACCTTGTCGCGTTTGGTATTGAAAATAAGAAAACAGCTACCGCGGCGGCGGGCGCTCTTCTTTCATATGTCAAGGATCTGCGGCAGAATAACTTAAATCATATTACAAGAATTAAGTTTATAGGCTCTAATGAAGCGTTGATCCTTGACAGACAAACGGTCAGAAACCTCGAGCTTTTCAATCCGCTTCTGGGCGATTCTGATGAGATAACCCTGATAAAGAATATTGATCATACAAAAACGGCAGCCGGAGGAAGGATGCTGCGCTCCTGGATTATGAGGCCGTTACGTGAATCCGAAGATATAAACCAGAGGCTCGACGCTGTGGACGCTCTGTATTCCAATCAGATTGCCCTTCGTAAGATAAGGGAAACTCTAAAGAGATACCCTGACATTGAAAGAATAATATCAAGGATTTCAACGAGTAGAGCGGGGCCCAGGGAACTCCTGCAGCTCCTGGAGGCTCTTGAACGTTCCCCAAAGCTGACCGATATAACCGGAAACTTAAAAGCAAGTTATCTGGAAAGACATACTGAGTGCCTGAATGAACAGGTTGAAATTAAAAGTCTTATAAAGAATAGCATAAGCGAAGACTGCCCGGCTAATCTGCGCGCCGGAGGTGTAATAAAGGGAGGTTTCAATAAAGAACTTGATGAATTAATACTAGAATCAGAGGAAGGAAAAAAGTGGATAGCTTCTCTTCAGGAGTCAGAACGGAAACAGACTGGGATATCTTCACTCAAAGTCGGTTATAATAAGATATTCGGTTATTATATTGAAGTATCAAATGTTCATACGGACAAAGTGCCGGAACACTACATTGGAAAACAGACTCTTGTATCGTCTAAGCGGTTTGTAACCAAGGAACTTACAGAAAAGGAAGGGGCGGTACTTTCAGCCCAGGCGAAGAGAGTTGAATATGAAAAGAGAATATATGCTGACATTTGTAGGAGAATCACGGAAAACAGCTTAGTTCTGCAGAAAATAGCCCGCGGAGTTGCCGTACTTGACACAATCTCAGCTCTGGCTCATTTAGCTCTTAAGAGGGATTACTGCAGGCCTGAAGTAAATGATTCAAATAATCTGATCATCAAGGACGGTCGGCATCCAGTTGTTGAAATTATATCGAAAAAGGAATTTATACCGAATGATATCATTCTCAGGCCTTCTCACAGGCAAATACTGCTTATTACAGGACCGAACATGGGAGGTAAATCAACTATAATTCGCCAGACCGCCCTTATCTCTATTCTCGCTCATGCCGGAAGTTTTGTTCCAGCTTCAGCGGCTGAAATTGGAATTATGGACCGGATTTTTACAAGGGTTGGGTCGAGTGATAACCTTGCCGCCGGGGAAAGCACTTTTCTTGTTGAAATGAGTGAAACGGCAAAAATTCTTCATAACTGTACTTCAAAAAGTCTCGTTCTTCTTGATGAAGTGGGGCGCGGAACAAGCACAAGCGATGGTCTTAGTATCGCGCAGGCCGTAACAGAATTTCTTTTAGATGAAGTAAAAAGAAAACCAAAAACCCTTTTTGCCACACACTATCAGGAACTTACCTCTCTGTCAGATAGATACCCGCGGCTTTGTAATATGAAGGTCTCAATAAAGGAATGGAACGATGAAATAATTTTTCTATACAAACTTGTCCATGGCAAAAGTGACAAGAGTTACGGCATTCATGTAGCCCGCCTTGCCGGACTTCCCCAAAAAGTTATTGAGAGGGCCAATTCTATCCTGCAGTCTCTTCAGAGAAATAGCTCAGATTTTTCTGAGCGGAATCTTCCTGACAAAATTCAACCTTCGCTATTTTCAAAAGAAAATCACATTGAAAAGATAATTAAAGTAATTGAAGAGTGTGATGTTAACAGAATCACTCCAATTCAAGCAATTCAGATTCTTTCAAAACTCAAGAAATTGTCTAAAAAAAACTGA
- a CDS encoding LapA family protein: MWIIRGIVLLIGAIGIIWLGTENAGTKVTFYFFNHTLYDVTLNLVIITSFISGMIIWAVGSWIREMQLLLRLRKGKKERRKLLDEISELRNIPLNEEPLDKDELIQP, from the coding sequence GTGTGGATAATAAGGGGAATAGTTTTACTGATAGGAGCAATTGGGATTATTTGGCTAGGTACAGAGAATGCGGGAACTAAAGTTACCTTTTATTTCTTTAACCATACGCTTTACGATGTTACATTAAACCTCGTTATTATTACTTCTTTTATCTCTGGCATGATCATCTGGGCAGTAGGCTCCTGGATACGTGAAATGCAGTTGCTGCTGCGTCTCAGGAAAGGAAAGAAGGAAAGGAGAAAGCTTCTTGATGAGATTTCAGAACTGAGGAATATACCTTTGAATGAAGAACCGTTGGATAAAGATGAACTAATTCAACCCTGA
- the rpsA gene encoding 30S ribosomal protein S1 translates to MENEQVDLEKGNIPEEKNTKKKEGDNKSNGKTSYLQEFGQVPSDELSKESEKDIFSPDGSLDENIEIVQLKEGRIVKGKVYSVDEKEVVLDIGFKSEGAIPIDQFQDCKEVKAGDEFDVFLEKLENQDGLVVLSKKKADFHKAWNAIKDAYDNAETVKATVDRRIKGGLMIKLMGVDAFLPGSQIALRQIPNLEELIGEELECRIIKINKRRRNIVVSRRIVLEKRREKEKDKLLSDLEVGEVREGIVKNITDFGAFVDLGGIDGLLHLTDLTWGRISHPSEFVAIGDKLQVKILDFDKERERISLGLKQLTPYPWEDVEEKFPVGETVKGKVVSITDYGAFVELEKGVEGLIHISEMSWTRHVKHPSKVVGICDQIEAVVLNVDKKNEKISLGLKQLEPDPWKSLEKKYSPGTKLIGKVRNLTNFGAFVEIEDGIDGLVHISDMSWAKRVRHPSEVLKKGQEVEVVVLDIDSDKRRISLGIKQVKENPWDKLAEEFTVGKETEGKISRLLDRGAVVEIKDNVEGFVPLSHMGLENLKKPSLYFDTDSKVPLKVIKMDPSNKKIVLSINAYFEDKDESEYNEFLEALKTPDPSELLDENEPEVPKDEKDIEEDKASEVNVKEDDFVEGEDDKESDEVESQDKTSVEETPASEKEEAEEVKEPQEETEEASKEEELSGDDETSADKPEDKNNEEEKE, encoded by the coding sequence ATGGAGAACGAACAGGTAGATCTTGAAAAGGGGAATATCCCCGAAGAAAAAAATACAAAAAAGAAAGAAGGTGATAACAAAAGTAACGGGAAAACCAGTTATTTGCAAGAATTTGGACAGGTACCAAGTGATGAGCTTAGTAAAGAAAGCGAGAAAGATATTTTCTCACCTGACGGATCACTTGACGAGAATATAGAAATAGTTCAGCTCAAGGAAGGCAGAATAGTCAAGGGAAAGGTTTATTCTGTAGATGAAAAGGAAGTCGTTCTCGACATAGGGTTCAAAAGCGAAGGAGCTATCCCTATTGATCAGTTTCAGGACTGCAAAGAAGTTAAAGCGGGGGACGAATTTGATGTATTTCTTGAAAAGCTTGAAAACCAGGATGGGCTTGTAGTTCTTTCAAAGAAGAAAGCTGATTTCCATAAAGCTTGGAACGCTATTAAGGACGCCTATGACAACGCGGAAACTGTCAAAGCTACTGTTGACAGAAGAATCAAGGGCGGTTTGATGATAAAGTTGATGGGAGTTGACGCTTTTCTTCCCGGCTCACAAATAGCTTTAAGACAAATACCCAACCTCGAGGAACTAATAGGCGAAGAACTCGAATGCCGAATCATTAAAATTAACAAACGCAGGCGTAATATAGTAGTATCGAGACGCATTGTACTTGAGAAACGCCGTGAAAAAGAAAAGGACAAACTTCTAAGCGATCTTGAAGTTGGAGAAGTTCGCGAAGGTATAGTGAAGAATATAACTGACTTTGGAGCGTTTGTCGATCTAGGCGGAATTGACGGGCTACTACATCTAACAGACCTCACGTGGGGCAGAATAAGCCATCCTTCTGAGTTCGTCGCTATAGGCGACAAGCTTCAGGTTAAAATCCTTGATTTTGATAAAGAACGTGAAAGAATTTCCCTGGGGCTCAAGCAGCTTACACCTTACCCGTGGGAAGACGTTGAAGAAAAATTTCCTGTGGGCGAAACAGTCAAGGGGAAGGTTGTTTCAATAACTGATTACGGGGCTTTTGTAGAACTTGAGAAAGGTGTTGAAGGCCTCATTCATATCTCCGAGATGTCCTGGACACGGCATGTAAAACATCCCTCAAAGGTTGTAGGAATATGCGACCAGATCGAGGCCGTTGTATTAAATGTTGATAAGAAAAATGAAAAAATTTCCCTGGGCTTGAAACAGCTTGAACCCGATCCGTGGAAATCTCTGGAGAAGAAGTACTCGCCTGGCACAAAACTTATCGGGAAGGTAAGAAACCTCACGAACTTTGGCGCATTTGTAGAAATAGAAGACGGAATAGACGGCCTTGTGCATATTTCTGATATGTCTTGGGCAAAAAGGGTGCGCCATCCTTCCGAAGTGCTTAAGAAGGGACAGGAAGTAGAGGTTGTAGTTCTCGATATTGACAGTGATAAAAGACGAATAAGTCTCGGGATAAAACAGGTCAAGGAGAATCCGTGGGATAAACTCGCGGAGGAATTTACCGTCGGCAAAGAAACCGAGGGGAAAATATCCAGGTTACTCGACCGCGGAGCCGTGGTTGAAATAAAAGATAATGTTGAAGGCTTTGTCCCACTGTCTCATATGGGTCTGGAGAATTTGAAAAAGCCTTCACTTTATTTCGATACGGATTCCAAGGTTCCGTTGAAGGTTATAAAAATGGATCCATCCAACAAAAAAATTGTTTTGAGCATAAACGCTTACTTTGAGGATAAGGATGAATCGGAATATAATGAATTCCTGGAAGCGTTGAAGACCCCTGATCCATCAGAACTGTTGGACGAAAACGAACCTGAGGTTCCAAAAGACGAAAAGGATATTGAGGAAGATAAGGCTTCCGAAGTTAATGTGAAAGAAGATGATTTCGTTGAAGGAGAAGATGACAAGGAAAGTGATGAAGTAGAATCTCAGGACAAGACAAGCGTTGAAGAAACGCCTGCTTCAGAAAAGGAGGAAGCAGAAGAAGTGAAAGAACCTCAAGAAGAAACAGAAGAAGCTTCGAAAGAAGAGGAACTTTCCGGGGACGACGAAACTTCAGCTGATAAACCTGAAGATAAAAACAATGAAGAGGAAAAAGAGTAG
- a CDS encoding SPOR domain-containing protein: protein MKKFLISLSLLAVILMLFTQITASVPYSLIKVKRHFDQVEYTDAKEELLKLIDDLRGKNYYYGKLFQARLETNIGKSTKIYKEIIASSGNPVSFIARTELAKIYYSLEKYNRALKLLVNIPVSSGSSIRMEAFYFRGLCFKESGALRKARKDFLRVDKGEYLYRSYMERAQLDMEEGNYKGAIEKYETIGGIHSNPLAAFKLGECLEITGDSQKAFEVYRSLKKLFPKSIESAKAIDKMRILVSMKNKEKGQGVAESMGRAVNEEDKITNKPDEYTIQFGAFQNRQNASSVSSKLSRLFPHVRVESKYITSDTKLFRVRVGRYNERTSAEEDSLLATDKLGLTCRILTIN, encoded by the coding sequence ATGAAGAAATTCCTGATTAGTTTATCACTGCTCGCGGTCATCCTCATGTTATTTACTCAAATAACCGCATCTGTGCCATATAGTCTAATCAAAGTCAAAAGGCATTTCGATCAAGTTGAATATACTGATGCAAAAGAGGAGCTATTGAAGCTTATTGATGATTTGAGAGGAAAGAACTATTATTATGGAAAACTCTTTCAGGCTCGGCTCGAAACAAACATCGGCAAAAGCACTAAGATTTACAAAGAGATTATTGCTTCATCCGGAAACCCCGTTTCCTTTATTGCAAGAACCGAATTGGCCAAAATTTATTACTCACTTGAAAAATACAACAGGGCGCTTAAGCTGCTGGTGAATATTCCAGTATCATCCGGGTCAAGTATACGTATGGAAGCCTTTTATTTCCGGGGATTGTGTTTTAAGGAATCGGGAGCACTAAGAAAAGCGAGGAAAGACTTCCTCAGGGTTGATAAGGGAGAGTATCTATATCGAAGTTATATGGAAAGAGCCCAACTTGATATGGAGGAAGGTAATTATAAAGGCGCGATCGAAAAATATGAAACTATAGGGGGGATTCATTCAAACCCGTTAGCTGCCTTTAAATTAGGTGAGTGTCTTGAGATAACCGGAGATTCACAAAAGGCTTTTGAAGTATACCGTTCACTGAAGAAATTGTTTCCAAAATCTATAGAGTCAGCGAAAGCAATTGATAAAATGCGTATCCTTGTTTCAATGAAAAACAAAGAAAAAGGCCAAGGAGTAGCTGAATCAATGGGACGGGCCGTTAATGAAGAAGATAAAATTACAAACAAACCAGACGAGTATACTATTCAATTCGGAGCGTTTCAGAATCGCCAGAATGCTTCAAGCGTTTCCTCGAAACTTTCCAGGCTTTTTCCGCATGTCAGGGTCGAATCTAAATATATAACTTCCGACACGAAACTTTTTAGGGTCAGAGTGGGCAGATACAATGAGAGAACAAGCGCAGAAGAAGATTCTCTTCTGGCAACAGATAAGCTCGGACTTACCTGCAGAATTCTGACAATCAATTAA
- the miaB gene encoding tRNA (N6-isopentenyl adenosine(37)-C2)-methylthiotransferase MiaB, with protein sequence MNNKKIYLKSFGCQMNAFDTEMIGALLTEGNSRIIKDPQEADIIIVNTCSIRKHAETRAINHLHKLSKINNAILAVCGCMAQRMGVELKKIVPGIDIISGPDNYKELVSILSGDLDKISNTMLLERNHAATYKLPERCNKEQSKTSKFLSITRGCENYCTYCVVPYLRGHLRSKAPDIVINEIQRMHGNGVKEITLLGQNVMAYQYGGVDFTSLMELILDETDIPRIRFLTTHPKDIRMKLFRLMSADSRVCNHIHLPLQSGSNRILKLMGRKYTREDYISSVEEARKIVPDLAITTDIIVGFPTEDESDFEKTMDLVEYTRFDSAFTFKYSPREGTAAYRMDDNVSIDTKKKRLERLNKRVKEIRYDIFRKLNGRKFKILLDGRTKKGKNHYIKGRTTHFRNVNVNPGSLKEGEFINVKLKKLEGFTFIGEEI encoded by the coding sequence ATGAATAATAAAAAAATCTATCTAAAAAGTTTTGGCTGTCAGATGAATGCTTTCGATACCGAGATGATCGGAGCTTTGTTAACAGAAGGAAACAGCAGGATTATAAAAGATCCACAGGAAGCGGACATAATAATAGTAAATACATGCAGCATCAGAAAACATGCTGAAACAAGGGCAATCAACCATCTTCACAAACTGTCTAAAATTAACAACGCCATTCTTGCCGTATGTGGTTGCATGGCTCAAAGAATGGGGGTTGAGCTTAAGAAAATAGTCCCCGGAATCGATATTATATCCGGACCGGATAATTATAAAGAGTTGGTATCTATTCTTTCCGGGGATCTTGATAAAATCTCCAACACAATGCTTCTTGAGAGAAATCATGCCGCAACTTATAAACTCCCCGAACGTTGTAATAAAGAGCAAAGCAAAACCTCGAAGTTTTTATCAATAACCAGAGGGTGCGAGAATTACTGTACTTACTGTGTTGTCCCGTATCTTAGGGGACATTTAAGGAGTAAAGCTCCGGATATCGTGATTAACGAAATACAAAGAATGCACGGAAACGGAGTTAAAGAAATAACTTTACTTGGACAGAATGTAATGGCTTATCAGTACGGAGGTGTTGATTTTACCAGTCTGATGGAATTGATTCTCGATGAGACGGATATTCCCAGGATTCGTTTCCTTACTACTCACCCTAAAGATATAAGAATGAAATTATTCAGATTAATGTCTGCCGACAGCAGGGTATGTAATCATATACACCTTCCGCTTCAATCCGGAAGCAACAGGATATTAAAGCTGATGGGTAGAAAATATACGCGTGAAGACTATATCTCCAGTGTTGAAGAAGCCAGAAAAATCGTTCCAGACCTCGCTATAACTACTGATATTATTGTAGGATTCCCGACTGAAGATGAATCAGATTTTGAAAAGACAATGGATTTGGTTGAATACACTCGATTTGATTCAGCTTTTACTTTTAAATACTCACCAAGGGAAGGAACCGCAGCTTACAGAATGGATGATAACGTAAGTATCGATACAAAAAAGAAACGTCTCGAGAGACTGAATAAAAGAGTAAAAGAAATACGTTATGATATTTTTAGAAAACTAAATGGCCGGAAATTCAAAATCCTGCTTGACGGAAGAACCAAAAAGGGTAAAAATCACTACATCAAGGGAAGAACAACACATTTTAGGAATGTGAACGTTAATCCGGGAAGTCTAAAAGAAGGTGAGTTTATAAATGTAAAACTCAAGAAACTTGAAGGTTTTACATTTATAGGAGAAGAAATATAG